The genome window GCTGCTTTTTAAGATCTTTGACCAGGAGGGAAACATAGTTTTTGGGGAACTAATTTGAACCAAAAAAGATACAGGAAAATGATTTTGTTACATTTCCtttgaacttttcttttaaaatttgtttttatttggttaaaaatagttttcataaCTACTGATATTTTATATTAGTAGAACGATTTCTTGATTAGTCTGTATAAAATACAGATCTAAGAACCCTGCTACAGTAAGTTACTCTAAATCTATTTGATCTTAATTTAGAAGGGTGAGAGATAATCCTTAGGCCATGTTGGATGTGTTCTTGTCAGAAAACATGTGAATTTCATACCTCAGTCCTCATCCTGTGAGTGTCTGATGAAGCTTAAATCTTCCTGCAAGAGAGTTGAATTGATTTTAAACATGGGAGACACTGTATTTAGTGGTAACATCTTAATTTTAGTGTTAAATTGTATTGCTTAAGAAGAACATCTAaacttgctccttttttttttttttgagacggaatctcgctcgtcacccgggctggagtacagtgacgcgatcttggctcattgcaagctctgcctcccgggttcacgccattctcctgcctcaacctcctgagtagctgggactacaggcacccgccaccatgcctggccaattttttaatatttttagtagagatggggtttcactgttttagccaggatggtctcgatctcctgaccttgtgatctgcccacctcggcctcccaaagtgctgggattataggcgtgagccactgtgcccggccaacttgCTCCTCTTATCATGAACAACATAGACATAACTACTGTTAATGAGAGTCAGTGGAAGTCATCATGTTCTGAAAATCCATTAAATGTACAGCATTCTAGCGTTTAGGTTAATGTTATTAAATTCCTATTACTTTAAGAAAGggttgactgggcatggtggctcatgcctgtaaccatAACCTttggggagactgagatgggtggctctcctgaggtcaggagttcaagaccagcctgggcaacatggtaaaaccccatctctactaaaaatataaaaattagttgggcacggtggcatgtgcctgtaatcccagctactcgggaggctgaggcacgagaattgcttaaacccaggaggcggaagttgcagtgaaccgagatcgcgccattgcactccagcctgggcaacagagcaagactctgtatcaaaaagaagaaaagaaaagaaaaagaaagggtttGGCATTACAATTATTTCTCTTGAGCTGAGTGACCCAGACTCAGTTGTCCTTTGAATTTTACTATGGTAGTGCAGTCTGAGCTCAGAAGGGCCTTATGATAGACCCTGTATGTTCTGGGAGGCAAGAATTGAGCTGGTATTAATATCTTAATGCTTTTGTTTTACTGCTGAATAACAGATGACCCTTCAGgtcttttcatgttttcctttttcatgtctCCCTACCTACGATCCCAGGTGCCTAATTGCCTACTTAAACTAGTTTAGGGAATCTTGGACTGAAgccaaaacatgtaaaatatccTGGAatttaggaaaaggaaagaaattgggTAGGATGAAAGATTAGGTCACATCTTGTTTATTTCTTGAGTTCTGTAAATTGAGAATGTAAATTTAATActtatgtctatttttaaaatgcattttattgcCATGAAAAAGTAGCATGAGACATTGAAATATGGAATATCAGCTTCTtcatttgggtcatggggatcATGCTTCAAGGCCTAATGCTCTCTCTAGGTCCCTCTCAGCATTAAGCCCCTGGGTGCTGTTGTGTGGCTTAAATGACTTGCATATGCTTTGTGGCATGATTCATACTACCTTCTATGATACCCTTGGGTAGTTACAATAGGACCCAGGTTAGAGTGTTTCTTGGTGGAGCCACTGCAGAACTGGGATTTAGATGCAGCCAGGGCTGATGCTCAGCTAGTGAACACTGGTATGCTTGTTCCTACTGGTGATTTACAACCAGTGTTCCTTTTGGGCCTGCATCCATTTTGATTGGGTGGTGTCCATGCTGTatctgcaataaaatattttggaatgttACCACTGGATGCAGCAGTGAGAAAGATACCTCCTGAAACTTACTGTAAGAAATTTACAGTGCATCGATTTTTCTGATACATAGGAATCATCATGTTGACCTTGGAATTCTTAAGTTCCCTGGCTGTAGGAAATGGAAATTTTTGTAGCATGTCACCATTGTTAGCTTATTTAGTATTGCGGATTTTCCCTGTTGCAGGACTGggtgaaagctttttctgcagcAGTCATGTTGAAAACCTTGTGTTGACTTTCCTCGTGTTCTGAAATGGGAGCATAAAAGTTTACTCCGCCACTTCGTCTTAAAATAGCAAAACTTTGCTGTTTTCTGCAGATCTAGGACCTTGTTACAgaactctgccaaaaaaaaaaaaaaatgtttacagaagaATGTGCTGTGATTAGAGAAGAATATGCTGGTGTGTAGATTTCAAACTCTCTGGACAATAtgaataacactgtctttgtttctACAGTGGGAGCCAAGAAGAAAGGTTTGCTCCCGGGTGGAACAGGGAttatcctcctcctccccttaaGAGTCATGCTCAAGAGAGACACTCTGGCAACTTTCCTGGCAGAGATTCACTTCCCTTTGATTTCCAGGGGCATTCGGGGCCTCCTTTTGCAAATGTAGAGGAGCATTCTTTCAGCTATGGAGCTAGAGACGGACCGCATGGTGACTATCGAGGAGGGGAGGGACCTGGACATGATTTCAGGGGGGGAGATTTTTCGTCTTCTGATTTCCAGAGCAGAGATTCATCACAGTTGGACTTCAGGGGTAGGGACATACATTCTGGGGATTTTCGGGATAGAGAAGGACCACCTATGGACTATAGGGGTGGAGATGGTACTTCTATGGATTATAGAGGTAGGGAGGCACCTCATATGAACTACAGAGACAGGGATGCTCACGCTGTTGACTTCAGAGGTAGGGATGCCCCTCCATCTGACTTCAGGGGCCGGGGCACTTATGATTTAGATTTTAGAGGCCGAGATGGATCCCATGCAGATTTTAGGGGAAGGGATTTATCAGATTTGGATTTTAGGGCCAGGGAACAGTCCCGTTCTGATTTTAGGAATAGAGATGTATCTGATTTGGACTTCAGAGATAAAGACGGAACACAAGTAGACTTTAGAGGCCGAGGTTCAGGTACTGCTGATCTAGACTTTAGGGACAGGGATACACCACATTCAGATTTCAGAGGTAGACACCGGTCTAGGACTGATCAGGATTTTAGGGGCAGAGAGATGGGAACTTGTATGGAATTTAAAGATAGGGAGATGCCCCCTGTGGATCCaaatattttggattacattCAGCCCTCTACACAAGATAGAGAACATTCTGGTATGAATGTGAACAGGAGAGAAGAATCCACACATGACCATACGATAGAAAGGCCTGCTTTCGGCATTCAGAAGGGAGAATTTGAGCATTCAGAAACAAGAGAAGGAGAAACACAAGGTGTAGCCTTTGAACATGAGTCTTCAGCAGACTTTCGGAACAGCCAGAGTCCAGTTCAAGACCAAGATAAGTCACAGCTTTCTGGAGGTGAACAGCAGAGTTCAGATGCTGGTCTGTTTAAAGAAGAAGGCGGTCTGGACTTTCTTGGGCGGCAAGACACTGATTACAGAAGCATGGAGTACCGTGATGTGGATCATAGGCTGCCAGGAAGCCAGATGTTTGGCTATGGCCAGAGCAAGTCTTTTCCAGAGGGCAAAACTGCCCGAGATGCCCAACGGGACCTTCAGGTATGTTGATTGGGTGgaccgctttttttttttaaaaaaaaaaaacggagtctcactcttttgcccaggttggagtgcaatggcgtgatctaggctcactgcaagctccgcctcccgggttcataccattctcctgcctcagcctcctgagtagctgggactacaggtgactgccaccaggcctggctaattttctttttgtatttttagtagagacagggtttcactgtgttagccaggatggtctcgatctcctgaccttctgatccgcctacctcggcctcccaaagtgctgggattataggcgtgaaccactgcacctggcctgcttttttttttttttttttaaataagacttttggccgggcgcagtggctcaagcctgtaatcccagcactttgggaggccgagacgggcggatcacgaggtcaggagaccgagaccatcctggctaacgtggtgaaaccccgtctctactaaaaatacaaaaaattagccgggcgaggtggcgggcacctgtggtcccagttactcgggaagctgaggcaggagaatggtgtgaacccgggaggcggagcttgcagtgagctgagatccggccactgcactccagcctgggcgacagagcaagactccgtctcaaaaaataaataaataaataaaataaaataagacttttgTGAAGGGCgaaattgatttatgtatgtatttatttatatatttttgagacagagtcttgctctgtcacccaggctggagttcagtgacataatctcggctcactgcaacctccacctcccaggttcaagcaattttcctgccgcaacctcctgagtagctgggactacaggcacgtgccaccacgcctggttaatttttgtatttttggtgcagatgggatttcaccatgttggccaggctggtctcgaacccctgatctcgtgatctgcccacctcgacctcccaaagtgctggaattacaggcatgagccaccgtgcccgaccaatttatttatttatttttttcattttatttttatccttgcACAACCATTAGAAAGCAAAATTTGTATTCGGGAGTGGAATGTAGGAATGTAAATCTCTAAAGAAAAGGCCTTTAGCTTagatcatatatatgtattttctttattcttttctttctgcttcactttccatttatatatgtgtgtgtgtatatatgaaggaaatatatatatatatatatatttgacagggtcttgctttgtcactcaggctgaagtgctgtggtgtaatcatggctcctggcagccttgacctctcaggctcaagcaatcctcccacctcagcctcctgagtagctggaactacaggtgtgcgccagcctccatgcctggctagtttattttttttccttggagaATGAGTCTCACTCTcgctcagtctggagtgcggtgttgcgatctcggctcactgcaacctctacctcccaggttcaaggggttcccctgcctcagccttccaggaagctgggactacaggtatatgtcaccatgcctagttaatttttttttttttcttttttgagatagagtctcgccctgttgcctaggctggagtgcagtggcgcgatcttggctcacatctacctccgcctcctgagttcaagcagtcttcctgcctcagcctcctgaatagctgggactgtagttgtgcaccaccacgtctgactaatttttgtatttttttgtagagatgaggtttaggTATGTTACCTAGACTGGGCTGGAAcacctgatctcaaatgatccccccttctcagactcccagagagctgggattacaggcatgcaccaccatgcctggccagcaattttgtatttttttgtagacacaagatTGCAACGTAttatccaggctggtttcaaattcctgggttcaagcagtccccccaccttagcttcccaaagtgctgggattacagcagtgagccactgcccctacCCTTTTGATGTgtgtttattcattattttgttttatggtgCTGATTTACATGCTTTGGGATAATTTAGTTTGAAAGTATATCTCTTTGGGAGTTGACTCTTGCAACTCTTGCTTAGTTAGACCTGTGATCGTTTAGggatcattttcttatttaaattcatTGAGACAATACTTAGGAGTCTCCCTAGTCCTGAGGAGCTAATATTAATGTGAGGAGCTGATATTAATGTTGCAACTACCCTCTTGCAGCTAATGTAATTAACTTAAATGTTAAAACTTCTTGATACATGATTTAAGCAAGGAGggttatatttgtaattttacaaTGAAGGTATTCTCTTTTAAAGTAGATTTGGCCTGGTACAGTGGCCTatgcttgtaatttcagcactttaggaggcttaggtgggagaatcacttgaggccaggagctttgAGACCAGTGTGGTGCAACTTCAGGAGAGAATGTGAccggggaaaagaaaaataaggccaggcacagagtggctcatgcctggttATTAAAGTCTTattcagcctgtaatcccaacactttgggaggcaaaggtgggcagatcatttgagatcaggatttcaaatagcctggtcaacacggtgaaaccccatctctactaaaaatagcaaaattaggccaggcccagtggctcatgcctgtaatcccaacactttgggaagccagggcaggcagatcgtttgaggttgtgagttcgagaccagcctgaccaacgtggagaagccctgtctctactaaaaatacaaaattagctgggcgtggtggcgcatgcctgtaatcccagctactctggagactgaggcaggagaatcccttgaacacctgggaggcagtgtttgtggggaggcggaggtggcactattacactccagcctgagcagcaagagcgaaactccatctgaaaaaaaaccaaaaaccaaaattagccaggcgtagaggcaggcatctgtaatcccaactacttgggaggccgaggcaggagaattgcttgaacttgggggcagaggctgcactgagctgagatggtgccactacactccaacctgggtgacagagcaagactctgtctcaaaagaaaaaaaaaaaattatctagtcaTCTTCTCTCACCAGAGGTATGAAGTACTGCTAGTTTACACCCCATTCTCCAGCTCTCAGACCAGggaaaattttcttgttttttttttttttttgagatgggggtctcgctctgtcacccaggctggagtgcagtggcatgatcttaggtcactgaaacccctgcctcccaggttcaagtgattcttctgcctcagcctcctgagtagctgggaccacaggcacgcacagcacagttggctaatttttgtatttttagtagagacagggtttcaccatgttgcccaggctgagaaaATTACAGTTGTGAGAATATGTTAGTTTGTCTTTCTGGTTATTAAAGTCTTATTCAGTCTTGTCTCTCGTAATTTTTTGCTTTACTTTCAAGACTCTTTCAGTGAGCCTTGGTCTTAGCACATTTACATTCTTGTGATTTGAAGTCACATTCTGGCACTCagaacaatagagaaaattgtaatttttttttttttttttttttttgagacggagtctcactctgtcgcccgggcgggagtgcagtggccggatctcagctcactgcaagctccgcctcccgggtttacgccattctcctgcctcagcctcccgagtagctgggactacaggcgcccgccacctcgcccggctagatttttgtattttttagtagagacggggtttcaccgtgttagccaggatggtctcggtctcctgacctcgtgatccgcccgtctcggcctcccaaagtgctgggattacagacttgagccaccgtgcccggcctgtaattTTTTATGTCTTCACATGATATGTCATTATCGTTTTTGATCCTGAGTAGCTAAATTTCATGTTGATTTGTATTTTGTACAGTAAAgtatatttatttgtgaaataatttttcattttcaatttaagGATCAAGATTATAGGACTGGCCCAAGTGAGGAGAAACCCAGCAGACTTATTAGATTAAGTGGGGTGCCTGAAAACGCCACAAAAGAAGAGGTAAGGCAtgtcttctctcctgtttctctgtgtcaattaaaaattaaaaaaccttttaatttgaaaaattatagatTCACAAGAAGGTGCAAAGAAATGCACAGAGCAGTCTTGTGTATTTTTCTCCCATCCTCCCTAAGTGTTAATATTTTGCACAACTGTGATGTAGTATCTAAACCAGGACATTGACCCTGGTATAATTCATaaagtttattcagatttcaccatttATACATGCACTCACCGAGGTGAGGTTAAAAAAGATTATGACAAATGATTGCTCTCTTTAGACCTGATCACATCCTTTAGAACATATTATTTCTGGAGTATGTACATAAGGATGCAgtttatttacaatagtaaaaacTAGAAACTGCCCGATATCAAAAGATTGGCTGACTAAATTAAGTCTGAACTATGCTGAACTATAGCAGTgctcactctgtgccaggcattgtgtgaTACTTACAAGCATTAGTTCATTTAATTaccacatatttaatatattcactCTAAATAATAAGCATTATTGTATATCATTGTTCTAGATACAGAGTGACACAGCAGTGTATATTATAAAGTCACTGCCTCCATGGATAAtgaaaaagcaagcaaaaggaTTATACACTTTTAGTCAGAGAATAAATACTCTGAAGAAAACTAAagtgcaggccaggcatggtagctcagcCTATAgctcagagacagagtcttgctctgtcacccaggctggagtgcgtgatGCGACCTTGGCGCACTGCAACTTCCCcctccccagttcaagccattctcctgccgcagcctcctgagtagatgggactacaggcatacaccaccacgcccagctaatttttgtacttttagtagagacgggagtttcaccatattggtcaggctgttctcgaactcctgacctcaggttatttccctgtctctgcctcccaaagtgctgggattacaggtatgagccaccgcgccctgcccatttttaatttttttgaggcagcgtctcactttgttgcccatgctgtagtgcattggcacaatcactacagcctcaaacttgacccaatcaaggctcactacagcctcaaactcctgggctcaaactatcctcccgagtagctgggattataggtgtgagccactactcctggctaattttttttttttatttttacttttgtattttatttatttatttatttagagatggcatctcgctctgtcgcccaggctggagtgcaatggcgcgatctcggctcactgcaagctcctcctcctgggttcacgccattctcctgcttcagcctcccaagtagctgggactgcaggcgcccgccaccatgcccagctaattttttgtattttttagtagagacggggtttcaccatgttagccaggatggtctcaatctcctgacctcgtgatctgcccacctcagcctcccaaagtgccaggattacaggcatgaaccactgcacctggccacttttttatttttttaagatagagtcttgctctgttgccctggctggagtgcagtgtcatgatctcggctcactgcagcctcagccttccaggttcaagtgattctcctgcctcagctttccaagtagctgggattacaggcgtgtgccaccacacccggctaatttttgtgtttttagtagaaatggggtttcaccatgttagccaggctggtctcaaactcctgacctcaggttatccacccgccttagattcccaaagtgctgggattacatgtgtgagccaccatgtggctaccatgtgagccaccatgtagTCTCCTGGctaattaagaaattttttttttgtagagatagagtatcgctatgttgcccaggcttgtctcaaacgtGTAgctttaagcgatcctcccaccttggcctctcaaagtgctgagattataggcttgagccactgtatccCGCCAATTTTTGAATAGTTATGTTCTACTCATTCAATATATGAATGTCTTGAGTGTTCATAATTTAACTTTGCTTTTACAAAGTATCATGGCTTTAAATTATGTATGATAAAAACCATTAGGGAAAATCTAATATTCAGTGTTTGATTATGATTTGTGTCATTAGTGTAAATGCCATATTTTTGCAGATTCTTAATGCTTTTCGGACTCCTGATGGCATGCCTGTAAAGAACTTGCAGTTGAAGGAGTATAACACAGGTGAGTTTCTTGACTTGCATGTGGCCTTGGGTTAGCAGGAGTCGAGTCTCTGTCAGATCTCTGCATCATGTgctacttaaaatttattttaagaaaccacAATTAAAATTTCCAGAAGCCTCCCGTTGGTGCCTCCAAATAACAACCAGCTTTAATCTTAACTGTGGTTCTTTGTGGATGTTTGTCCACACATGGGTGATGAGGATGCATGTTCCAGTTCTTCTGAATGCCTGTGATATATAAAGAGAGTGTCGCAGCAATTGccctgaatatattttatataattatttaacttGCTATGGATGTTCTTCATGGTGGTGGAATGTTTATGTTTGAGCCTAGTAGGATTTAATAAGCTTGCTGTATGTAAAACTTTACATTCATTGCTTCAGAGTAAAATTTATGACTTCCCAGAGGAATTGTACAAATTAGTGGtttctttaattttcagttttgctttgaGAATGGAGTCCTGTTACAGTTATTTTGTTGAAATCCATGAATAGATCCAGAAGAGCTTTCCCTTTGACATCTGTTCTGTGGTCTGAATGGTAGATTAAACTTTTCAGAATATCCTCCTAGTCGTATTTCACAGCACCAATTTCAGTCATTTCCTTTAAATCTTACTACAGTGAAAGTAGTCAAAGGTGAAATGCCAAGAACTCAAGGTTTTTGACCAATATTTTTAGAACTATGTATAATAAtaagtggtttaaaaataaaggtaatctTTAGGTGACCTATTTTGCAGAATTTTAAATGGAAGAGAATACAGCATGAGTCTTCACAGAACTTAGAATTTCAGTAATTTAAAGACATCTTCAAGTAAGAACATGTCATATTTTGAGGATATAATTTACTATTAGCAGTTTATCATGGGATAAAAATTTTGCATTAACTAGATAACTTCTTCAGAATGCTTCTGCAGAGGAAAATTATccacaaaataaattttggtgCTTGAAAGAATACGGTATTAAGTCCAGAAATAATTTGTTCTGTAATTTGAGAACAAGCTCAGCAAGTGTTATTTCTCAGAGAGccagttattttttttgttttaaaaacatcaacCCTGAATTTGTGGAAACATGACTAAGAGTAGATATATTGTTCTTCTTGGTATCTCACTTTTGttggttatatttattttttgcatatgccTCATACATGCTTTCTTTGGGAACTCAAGGTAGAATTTACAGGCTGGAGATGCTTTTTAACTCTCAGGATGATAACCTCAGTCTTGTTTCATGGACTGTGCTTTCATTAAGTATTGATATGTTTGGAAAGATGTCTTAATATTTAAATAGCCGTTCAAACTCCAGTTTCTTTAGTATTCGTTGACTTTCTAATTGTCAAATTTGTCAGCACagtaaaaattatattaacatataGGGTCTAGAGAGGAAGTTCTTAAATTTGCTGATCGTGGTAGCTATTAGAATTGGCACACTGAAGACATTGAT of Piliocolobus tephrosceles isolate RC106 unplaced genomic scaffold, ASM277652v3 unscaffolded_34284, whole genome shotgun sequence contains these proteins:
- the LOC113222754 gene encoding RNA-binding protein 6; this translates as FYSGSQEERFAPGWNRDYPPPPLKSHAQERHSGNFPGRDSLPFDFQGHSGPPFANVEEHSFSYGARDGPHGDYRGGEGPGHDFRGGDFSSSDFQSRDSSQLDFRGRDIHSGDFRDREGPPMDYRGGDGTSMDYRGREAPHMNYRDRDAHAVDFRGRDAPPSDFRGRGTYDLDFRGRDGSHADFRGRDLSDLDFRAREQSRSDFRNRDVSDLDFRDKDGTQVDFRGRGSGTADLDFRDRDTPHSDFRGRHRSRTDQDFRGREMGTCMEFKDREMPPVDPNILDYIQPSTQDREHSGMNVNRREESTHDHTIERPAFGIQKGEFEHSETREGETQGVAFEHESSADFRNSQSPVQDQDKSQLSGGEQQSSDAGLFKEEGGLDFLGRQDTDYRSMEYRDVDHRLPGSQMFGYGQSKSFPEGKTARDAQRDLQDQDYRTGPSEEKPSRLIRLSGVPENATKEEILNAFRTPDGMPVKNLQLKEYNTGEFLDLHVALG